The Caldilineales bacterium genome segment ATGTATGGGTCTCGATCCGCGTGCTCGATCGAAGCTTTGCTTCAAACCGTACCTACTGAAAATAGAAGCGAGTTAGTGATCCATGTTACTATCATTTAGTACGGGGGGGGTATACTTTGACTTATCAACATCTCAATTTTGCGTCCAAAGATCCCAAATAGTTTGAGGATAAAAGAAACCAATGATGAAGCACCTCGTTGCTATCATAGTTAGTGTATTGCTAGCTTCTTGCATCCTTGTGCTTGGTGTGTTAGCACGGGGTAATAGCAATCAAGCTGGTGGCGGGCAACAAGCCAGGTCGAATGCTTCACAAGCCCCATTTCAAGCCAATGGTGCATTTCGCGCCAAGGCATTCATGAGCGGTAGCTATGACGGCGTCAATGGAACCCTTGAGATTGCTGATCCTGTGTTGCGACGTCCCCCGCCCGAATTCTCAGCTTCGCAAGTGGCAATTGTATTTCCACAGTCCCAATGGATTGAAGCAGGCTGGACAAAGGATGCCGGCATCGACTGTAATCCATGGTTGTATTGGGCCACCAATCCTGGATGGGCGAACAGAGTCGCACCAGCTATCATTGGCAGGAAGTATCGTTTTGCAATTGCTCTTGCTAATCAGACATATTATCTATGGCGGGTGCGCATCACAGACGACAATACCAACCAAGTTATCTTTCTCAAAGAAGACATAACGACTTCAGTAAGATTCACGAAAGGCATTCAGATTCAAGCAAATGGTGAGGTTGGCATCACAGACACCCCAGATATGGGCATTTCAGGATTATTGAACCTTAAATACCGCCTCAAGCCTGGCCCGGATTGGCCATTCTGGGATGCAACTTCAACGCGAGCTGACAATCCGTATCGTATCGCTGCCATTACTATGTATTCCTTCCAAGTCAGTGGAAATCAAGGTAGATACGGTTTTTATTGTCAATGATTTTAGGTAAGTTTTCATTTTTCGTAAGTGTTCACCTTAGAGATGCGACGCACTTTGCGAGCGTAAATGACTTGGGTTTCAGCGCCATGCAGGTCATGAAGTCGCTCAAAGTGCGTCGCACCTGAACTGATACCATTTTTCGAGGTAATTTCATGGAGAATATCTTATTCCATACCGGAAAGGCTGTCATAGCAATAAGCAGACTGGCTGTAGGTGTGACAGCCATTATTTTCCTGGCAAGTTGTGGCAGTCAAAACGATTCTAGTTTCGTGGACGCTTTTCAACCACCAGCAACGATAGAAACAGTAGTTCAGCCCACTCAGACACATCGAACAATCGAGTTGGAGTCGTGGCAGCCAACAGGTCAGGATCAAGTCAACAATGTATCGATCAGCCTAGCTTGGCATAGCATTGCCATGGGTGAAGGCTATACCGATATCGTTTACTCCTTGACTTCTACCTCACCTGATCACCAGTATGATTCTTTGCGCCCTCAGAGCGTAACGCTAAGGATGAATCAAGATATCGATCCCGTTGCTGGCAAGATTATTCCTCTATCCGATTGGCATGGTGCTAGTATAGGTGTGCTCCGTTTTCCGGGACGCCTTGCTAATAGTGAGTTCCTGCAAGTCGAAATGAATGGCGTAGAAGTCGATGAAAAAGGCCTTCCTGGTTTGTGGCCCTTACGTCCGTTCAAGAATATCAATCCTGGCGCCGATGAGCTCCGATCTGTAGTCTTTTTCCCCCGAGCAGGTTACTTGATTGCAGGCCCGACAGCGATCTCATTCAACGGTTCGGGGGTATATTTGGGAAATATGATCGATGACGTACAACGGCTATCTCGCGGATTAGAGCGCGGGCCTTGGGAAGTCGATCGTAGCCAAGTGCCTCAGGCAACACCTACACCCATCGGTTCAACTGCTGACCATGAGTTGACATTACGATTGGCTGACAATGGTACCGGCCAAGTGCACTTCGTGTCATTCAAAATTACATCCAATGGCGCATTGATCGATGTTCGAACGTTTGACGGCATGGCACATCCCTTACTTCCAGGACTCCGAGATGAAAATACTAAAGATGTACAGGTAACAACAATGGCACAATCAACCATTGCTGAAAAACAAGTTGGTGATAGTTTTGTTACACTTGCAGAAGCCAAAGAGCGTTTCCCATTTCCCCTCAAAGTGCCAGCAACTCCCCCAATTGGCGCAAATATAAAACAGATCGACTATTTAGTGCTTGTCTCTGGCAATGAACTGGTTGATTTTGTCGGAATAATCTATGACAATGGTTTGACGATTACTCAACGTGTAGTCCCTATTGGTGTAGATCCAAATTCTATTGTGTCACCAATTGAGAAAATCACTCATGATGTGAACATAAATGGTATTCGTGCAAAAAGTAATAATTTTGGTACATTTCATTCTGAGAGTGGCGATTATACTTATCCTTCTCAAGTATTCTGGTATGATAGTGGTGTTTTCTACCATCTCTGGGCAGATGGAATAGCTCAAGAAGAATTACTCAGAGTGGCCGAGTCATTGACGCCGGTCGAAAAATAGATACTCGGGCGATCTGCCACTCAAGACTTGATGGCAGGCGGCGAAGCCAGCCGGGGGCGGGGATGTGCGTGGCGATCAGGAGGCCGTCCTCCGACAGCGCGCGCGTGGCGAGTCTGTCTCGGCTTTGGCGCGCGGCGGCTGCATCCGACCATACTGCCGCCCAGTCGGGATGCTGGGCTTTGAGGACGTGGTGGTAGAGGTCGCCCAGGTAGTAGAGTGTGCGGCCCTGCGAATGGACGCGCACGATCTGGTGGCCGGGCGTTTCACCGGGCACGGGGAGACTGCGCCACCCTGCCATGCCCAGGGCCGACGCCGCCAGAAAGAGAAACAGCGGCTCTCGTGCGCCAA includes the following:
- a CDS encoding DUF4367 domain-containing protein, producing MENILFHTGKAVIAISRLAVGVTAIIFLASCGSQNDSSFVDAFQPPATIETVVQPTQTHRTIELESWQPTGQDQVNNVSISLAWHSIAMGEGYTDIVYSLTSTSPDHQYDSLRPQSVTLRMNQDIDPVAGKIIPLSDWHGASIGVLRFPGRLANSEFLQVEMNGVEVDEKGLPGLWPLRPFKNINPGADELRSVVFFPRAGYLIAGPTAISFNGSGVYLGNMIDDVQRLSRGLERGPWEVDRSQVPQATPTPIGSTADHELTLRLADNGTGQVHFVSFKITSNGALIDVRTFDGMAHPLLPGLRDENTKDVQVTTMAQSTIAEKQVGDSFVTLAEAKERFPFPLKVPATPPIGANIKQIDYLVLVSGNELVDFVGIIYDNGLTITQRVVPIGVDPNSIVSPIEKITHDVNINGIRAKSNNFGTFHSESGDYTYPSQVFWYDSGVFYHLWADGIAQEELLRVAESLTPVEK